The segment ATGGGGATGCCCTGGTGTCTGAGCCAGCCGACAAGTTCCAAGTCGTTCTGCTGCGGGGACACGCGCACGTCGAGCAGCACGGCTACGGCCTTGAGGCCTGGATTGCCCGTGAGGTAGCGCTCGATGAGTTTGCCCCAGCGGGTGCGTTCCTCTTGCGAGCGCCGCGCGTACCCGTAGCCCGGCAGGTCCACCAGGGTGTAGCCGCCAGGTTCGATACGAAAATAGTTGACGCTCTGGGTCTTGCCCGGCGTGGAGCTGACCTTGGCCAGGGCCTTGCGCCCGGCCAAGCAGTTGATGAGCGAACTCTTGCCCACGTTGGAACGTCCGGCAAGCGCCACCTGCGGTTCTTGGCAGGGCTGCATCTGGGCCAGGGTATAGGCTGTTTTGACTAAGTCGAAGGTTCGATTCATAGTGCTCCAGGGCGTGTTGCGCGCTGTTTTGCGCGTGGTTCCCCTTGTTGGTTGGTTTTGTCCTCCGCGTCAAGCTTTCTCCGGTACCTTCAACCCCAGGCGGTTTCCATGAGCACCCGCACCTACCTCGTTTTGAACGGTCCGAACCTTGGCCACATCGGTTCCCGCCAGCCCGAAATATACGGCACGCAAACCCTTGATTCGCTCCCCTCTCTGCTGAAACCCATGCTGGGCGCGTCGGCGGAGGAGGTGGCGTTGCTCTTCCACCAGTCCAACTTCGAGGGCAATCTCATCGACCGGCTGGAAAAGGCCCGGACCGAAGGGGTTGCGGGCATCGCCTTCAACGCCGGGGCCCTCACCCATACCAGCCTGGCCATTGCCGATTGTCTGGCCTGGATCGGCGTGCCCTGCGTTGAGGTGCACCTGTCCAACATTTTCGCCCGTACCGATGAACCCCTCAGGCAGAAGAGCCTCATGGGGAAAAGCTGCATCGGATGTGTTGCCGGATTCGGCATTCTCGGGTATGCGTTGGCCGTCCTGGCGCTGGAGCGGCACGCGAAGCAGCTTCAGGATACAAAATAATCAGGCGCGACAACGACTTGTTCGCCAGAATGCCCCGGAGGTTGAATGTATTCCACGTCTGATTTCCGTCGCGGTCTCAAGATCGAGATGGATGGCAAGCCTTACGAGATCGTCGAGTTCCAGCATGTGAAGCCCGGCAAGGGCGGCGCCTTCGTGCGCACCAAACTCAGGCACATCCTCACCGGCCGCGTCATTGACGAGACTTTCCGTTCCGGCGAGAAGGTCGACAAGCCGGATATCTCCATGCAGGAAATGCAGTACCTGTACCGCGAAGGCACCGACTTCGTGTTCATGGACCTGGAGAGCTACGAGCAGAAGAACATCCCCGCCACGCAGGTAGGAGAGAAGGGCGGCTATGTGAAAGAGGGCGAAACCGTCAAGGTGATGCTCTACAACGGGGAATTGTTCGACATGGATCTGCCCGCCTCCGTGGCTTTGGAAGTGGTGGAAACCGAGCCCGGCGTCCAGGGCGACCGCGTCACCGGCGCGTACAAGCCAGCCAAGCTCGAAACCGGCATCACCGTCAACGTGCCCCTGTTCATCGCCCAGGGCGAGCGCATCAAGGTGGACACCCGCACCGGCGAATATCTGAGCCGCGAGTGATCCCGGTCCGCTGATGCCCGCATCCCGTAAGCCCGCCCCCAAAAGGGGCGGGCGCGTCGCAACGTTTGGCGCGGAGGGAAGAGCCACGGACACCGTCAAGTTCCGCATGGAGATTCGAGGGCTGGCCTATCTTTTCGTGGCCGCCTTCCTTGCGTTGTGCGTTTTTTCCTTTGATCCGCTGGATCCCACGTTCAATCAGGCCGTGAGCGCCGCACGCAAGACCGGCAACCTCGCCGGGCGCATCGGGTCGTACAGCGCCGGTGTGCTTGTGGAGATTTTCGGCATCGGCGCCTTGGCTTGGCCGCTGGTCATCGCCTACATCGGCCTTGCCCAGTTCGCCGAGCGGCTGCGTTTGGGTTTGTTCCGCTGGATTGGCGTCGGGCTTCTGGTCCTGAGCGTCATGGCCTGGGCAACCAAACCTTGGGCTGCGCCCTTGCCTGGCCAGGCACCGACTTTGGCCGGGGGCGGAGTCGTGGGCAAGCTCGCTGTCTCCACGACCTTTTCTTTGTTCAACTCCTGGGGTTCTGTGCTGTGCTGGCTGTTCTTGAGCGCCGTGTCCCTGCAGATCGGCTTTCAGG is part of the Humidesulfovibrio mexicanus genome and harbors:
- a CDS encoding type II 3-dehydroquinate dehydratase; the encoded protein is MSTRTYLVLNGPNLGHIGSRQPEIYGTQTLDSLPSLLKPMLGASAEEVALLFHQSNFEGNLIDRLEKARTEGVAGIAFNAGALTHTSLAIADCLAWIGVPCVEVHLSNIFARTDEPLRQKSLMGKSCIGCVAGFGILGYALAVLALERHAKQLQDTK
- the efp gene encoding elongation factor P, with the translated sequence MYSTSDFRRGLKIEMDGKPYEIVEFQHVKPGKGGAFVRTKLRHILTGRVIDETFRSGEKVDKPDISMQEMQYLYREGTDFVFMDLESYEQKNIPATQVGEKGGYVKEGETVKVMLYNGELFDMDLPASVALEVVETEPGVQGDRVTGAYKPAKLETGITVNVPLFIAQGERIKVDTRTGEYLSRE
- the yihA gene encoding ribosome biogenesis GTP-binding protein YihA/YsxC, coding for MNRTFDLVKTAYTLAQMQPCQEPQVALAGRSNVGKSSLINCLAGRKALAKVSSTPGKTQSVNYFRIEPGGYTLVDLPGYGYARRSQEERTRWGKLIERYLTGNPGLKAVAVLLDVRVSPQQNDLELVGWLRHQGIPILPVLTKCDKVNQRDQAARQREWRDLLGGAATPLCFSSVTRQGRDALWDALDHCAAQPESSQAAATPPIG